The DNA region CGGGCCGCCGGTTTTTGGCCGGGCCTCGGCGATCTGGAATATCTGCCGTTCGGCTTCGTCGAGAATCTCTTCAGCCGAGCGGCCTTCCGGGTTGAAGGCGCTGTCAGCAATCTCGGAGGCAATGCCGATCAGTTGGCGCAAGGTCGCCCGTGCGCGGACGATCTGGGCATAAGCCTTGATGTTGGCGACGGACGGCGTGTTTTTTGCCAGTTCGCCAAGGTATCCGAGGCCGCCAACTTGCGAGGTCTGACCTTCCTTGTCCAATTGCTCGGCAAGGGTCACGACGTCGATCGGCGAGTTCTGGTCGGCGAGCTTGGCGATCGCGCGGAAGATCAGGCGGTGGTCATGTCGATAGAAATCGCCGTCCGAGACCTGATCCAACACGCGTTCCCAGGCGTTGTTGTCCAGCATCAAACCACCGAGCACGGCCTGTTCGGCCTCGATGGAATGCGGCGGCACCTTCAGGGCAGCGGTTTGCAGATCGTATTGCTCGGGTGCGGAGATATCGTTCATGGCCACTTGGTTATTTTATGAAAAGCAGGGGTTACAGAAAGACAAAGGGCACGACCTGTAAACAGGATCGTGCCCGATGTTACCGGCAAGCACCCGAGGGTGCCAGCCGACAAGTGCTGCTTAAGCTGCTACCACGACAACGCGTACGGTGGCTTCAACTTCGGCGTGCAGATGCACGGCTACGTCGAATTCGCCTACGTTGCGGATAGTGCCGTTCGGCAGACGAACTTCGCTTTTTGCAACTTCAACGCCAGAGGCGGTCAGTGCATCAGCGATGTCGTGAGTACCGATCGAACCGAACAGCTTGCCTTCGTCGCCAGCGGTGGCAGTGATAGTCACTTCCAGCTCAGCCAGTTGGGCGGCACGGCTTTCAGCCGAAGTTTTACGATCTGCTGCGGCTTTTTCCAGCTCAGCGCGACGCTCTTCGAACGCAGCCAAGTTGGCAGCGGTCGCAGCGGTAGCTTTGCCGTAAGGCAGCAGGTAGTTACGACCGTAACCAGCCTTAACGTTCACTTTGTCACCCAGGTTGCCCAGGTTGGTGACTTTTTCCAGAAGGATCAGTTGCATGTGAAAATCCTCTTAACTTTTAACCTTCACCGTTCGCGCTATCGACGTCTTTCGGCGTCGAACGACCGCGAAAATCAATCAGGCTGTCGACGATGGCCAAGACCACCAGCAACGGATAGATCAGCTGCATGAACAGCAACAGCGTGACGTACAACCCCACCAGCCAGAATCTGGCCAGTCGCTTTTGCGCCACCAGCCCGTGAATCAGGGCCAGCCCGGCGAACACCAGCGGTACACTGCACAACGGCGTCAACATGGCCATCTGCGGACCGATATTCGGCCCCAGAAGCATGAACGCCAGCAGTAACATCGCCAGCCCCAGCGGGAATCGGATGGCGCGAAACTCGCGACCAAAACCACCCGGGTTGTACAACAACGCCTGCCAGTAGCGCCCGACAAGCAGGCTCAGCACACTGACGATTTGCAACAAGGCCGCAATCAGGCCGGTCAGGACCGGTGCAATCAGGGACGCAAAATGCGCTTGCTCGTCTACCGACAACTTCTGGTAGACATCACCGAGTAGCGACGGCATGACTTTTATCAAAGCCTGCGCCAGCATCTCGATTTGAGGACCAAAAGCCGTCCCCAGCACCACTGAAAACACCACTCCCATCGCTATGCTGACCAGCAGCACGCGGTTCCAGGACTCGCTTGCGCGCAAAACCAACGCAAGGCTCCAAGACCCCAGCAACACCAGAAGTGCCCGTGGGTCATCGGAGTAAAGCCACCAGATCAACGCCGGCAGCAATCCCAGAGCAAGAACGCCGAGGGCGTCCTTCAATCCGCGCCGCAGGAGCACAAGGCAACCCGCGGCAGCACCCAACCAATACAACAACGGCAATGTTGCGCATCCGGCCACTACCAGAGTGGCCTGCATACGGCCGCGCATGATGAACTCAGCTATGGCACGCATGCTTTCAATCCTTTGCTACGTGTCGACTGCCCGGTCTCAGCGGCCGTGGCTGTCGGTGTAGGCCAGCAGGGCCAGGAAGCGGGCGCGCTTGATAGCGGTGGCCAGCTGACGCTGATAACGTGCTTTGGTACCGGTGATGCGGCTTGGAACGATTTTGCCGGTCTCGGATACATAAGCTTTCAGAGTGTTGAGATCTTTGTAATCGATCTCTTTCACGTCTTCAGCGGTGAAGCGGCAGAATTTACGACGACGGAAGAAACGTGCCATGTAATAGGCTCCTCAAAAGGTCCGTGGATTACTCGTCAGCGTTATCGCTGTTGTCGCTGTCATCACTATCAACGCTTTCAGCGCCTTCGTGCTCAGGACGGTCGCGACGCTCACGGCGCTCACTGCGGTTTTCTTCAGCCTTGAGCATCTCGGATTGGCCGGTAACGGCTTCTTCGCGACGGATGACCAGGTTACGGATCACTGCATCGTTGTAGCGGAAGTTGTCTTCCAGCTCGGCCAGGGCCTTGCCAGTGCACTCAACGTTCAGCATCACGTAGTGAGCCTTGTGAACATTGTTGATTGCGTAGGCCAGTTGACGACGGCCCCAATCTTCCAGACGGTGGATTTTGCCGCCGTCTTCTTCGATCAGCTTGGTGTAACGCTCTACCATGCCGCCGACTTGCTCGCTTTGATCCGGGTGGACCAAAAAGATGATTTCGTAATGACGCATGAATGCTCCTTACGGGTTGTAGCCTGCCGCTCAAAAGCGGTCAGACAAGGAGTGAATGACACTTATGGACTTGCTTGCGATAGACACATGCGTGCCTGCCGTCACAGCAAGGGGCGCAATTGTAGAGAAGGGACAGAAGAGGCGCAAGGCAATTGGTGATTATTTGAACAGTTCGTTCGCCCACCAATTTTTGCTTCACCACAAACCACTGTGGGAGCGGGCTCGCTCGCGAATGCGGTGTATCAGGCAACATTTCTGTCGACTGACACTCCGCCTTCGCGAGCAAGCCCGCTCCCACAGTTTGGATCGAGTCTGGTTTAAGACTTTTTACCGGTTCCGGCGGCTTTGACGCCACGCTGGCGCAGGGCCTCGAACAGGCACACGCCGGTCGCCACGGATACGTTGAGACTGCTGACACTGCCAGCCATCGGCAAGCGCACCAGGTAGTCGCAAAGATCGCGAGTCAGGCGACGCATGCCGCTGCCTTCCGCGCCCATGATCAGGATGGTCGGGCCGGTCATGTCTTGCTGATACAGACTCTGCTCGGCCTCGCCCGCAGTACCGACGACCCACAGGCCGCGCTGCTTGAGTTTTTCCAGGGTGCGCGCCAGGTTGGTCACGGCGACCAACGGAATCACTTCCGCCGCGCCACAAGCGACTTTTCGCACCGTCGGGGTCAGCGTGGCTGACTTGTCCTTCGGCACGATCACCGCCAATGCGCCGGCCGCATCGGCCGAACGCAGGCAAGCGCCGAGGTTGTGCGGATCGGTCACGCCGTCGAGCACCAGCAACAGCGGCGCGCCTTCGGTGCGATCGAGCAGCTCGTCGAGCATCGCCTCGCCCCAGACCTGGCTCGGACTCACGTCCGCCACCACGCCCTGGTGCACACCATCAACCCAGGCATCCAGCTCACGGCGCTCGGCGTTGCCGACGGCCACGCGATTTTCGTTAGCCAGCTCAATCAGCGTCTGAACCCGCGGATCACTGCGGCCTTCGGCCAGCCAGATCTGCTTGACGCGTTTTGGGTGGTGACGCAGCAACGCTTCTACAGCGTGCACGCCGTAGATCTTTTCCAACTGACTCATGACTTGGCCTTCGGTTTACGCGCCCCGCCGCTTTTGGCGGCTGGAGCAGAACCCGCTTTTGGCGGGCCTTTACGGTGTTTGCTCGGTTTGGCTGGCTTGCCGCCGGGAGCCTTGTCAGGCGCCGACCGCCCGGTCTTTCCCCCAGACGCCGCTTTACCGCCACTTTTCGCTTCAGACAGCAACGCCTGCTTCATCTCACGGCTTTTGCGCAATTCAGCATTTTTCGCCGCAGCATCGCTTGGACGATAGGCTTCGCCAGCCTTTTCCTTGGCAGGACGACGACCGGTTTTCGCCGGGGCCGGCTCTGCAGCCGTTTTGGTAGCTGGTGCAGCGGTTTCAGTCCCGCGCTTCTTGCGACCGATCGGCGCGCTGATGGTTTTTTCAGCCATCTCGAAGTCGATCTTGCGTTCGTCGAGGTCGACGCGCATGACGCGCACTTCAACAGTATCGCCAAGGCGGAAGCTGCGACCGGTACGCTCACCGGCGAGGCGGTGGTGCACAGGATCGAAGTGGTAGTAATCGCCTGGCAGCGCGGTGACGTGCACCAGGCCTTCGACGTAGATATCGGTCAGCTCGACGAACAGACCAAAACCGGTCACGGCAGTGATCACACCCGGGAACGATTCGCCCACGCGGTCTTTCATGAACTCGCACTTGAGCCAGTTCACGACATCGCGGGTCGCTTCGTCGGCACGGCGCTCGCTCATCGAGCACTGCTCGCCGAGCTGCTCCAGAATCGCTTCGTCGTACGGATAGATGCGCGCTTTCGGAATGGTCATCGCGCCAGCACGGCGAACGTGCGGGGTGTCCATTTTCGAATGGATGACGCTGCGAATCGCCCGGTGCGTTAGCAAGTCCGGGTAGCGGCGGATCGGCGAGGTGAAGTGGGTATAGGCTTCGTAATTCAGGCCGAAGTGGCCCTGGTTATCGGCGCTGTACACCGCCTGACTCAACGAACGCAGCATGACGGTCTGGATCAGATGGAAATCCGGACGGTCCTTGATGCTCGCCAGCAATGCCTGGTAATCCTTCGGCGATGGGCCGTCCTTGCCTTTGTGCAGGGATAGGCCGAGCTCGCCAAGGAAAGCGCGCAGTTTTTCCAGACGCTCCGGCGGCGGGCCATCGTGGACGCGATACAGCGCAGGGATTTCGTGCTTTTTCAGGAATTCGGCGGTGGCCACGTTGGCCGCCAGCATGCATTCCTCGATCAGCTTGTGGGCGTCGTTACGAACGGTTGGACGGATTTCGGCAATCTTGCGCTCGGTCCCGAAGATGATCCGGGTTTCCTGCGTTTCGAAATCGATCGCGCCACGCACGTGACGAGCGGCCAGCAGCACTTTGTACAGTGCGTAAAGCTGCTTGAGGTGCGGCAGAACGTCGTTGTATTCACCACGAAGCTGGCGAGCTTCGGTGACTTTCGGCGTTTCCAGCATCGCGCTGACCTTGTTGTAGGTCAGGCGAGCGTGGGAGTGAATCACCGCTTCGTAGAAGCAGTAGTCGGTCATCTCCCCGGATTTGGAGATGGTCATCTCGCAAACCATGGCCAGGCGATCGACGTGCGGGTTCAGCGAGCACAGGCCGTTGGACAGCTGCTCAGGCAGCATCGGCACGACGCGCTCGGGGAAATACACCGAGTTGCCGCGAACCTGGGACTCATTATCCAGCGCCGAACCGATTTTCACGTAGCTGGAAACGTCGGCAATCGCCACGTACAACTTCCAGCCGCCGGAGAACAGGCGCAGCTTGCCCGGCTTGGCTTCGCAGTAGACCGCGTCATCGAAGTCGCGAGCGTCTTCGCCGTCGATGGTCACGAACGGCAGATGACGCAGGTCGATGCGCTTCTCTTTGTCTTTCTCTTCGACTTCCGGCTTGAGCTTGGCGGCTTCTTTCAGCACAGCCTCAGGCCAGACGTGAGGAATATCGTAGGTGCGCAGGGCAACGTCGATTTCCATGCCCGGCGCCATGTAGTTACCCACGACTTCAACCACGTCGCCTTGCGGCTGGAAGCGTGGTGTCGGCCAGTGAGTGATCTTCACTTCGACGAACTGACCGATCTGGGCGTTGGCGTTACGGCCCGGCGTCACCAGCACTTCTTGCTGGATCTTCGGATTGTCCGCAACGACGAAACCAATACCGCCCTCTTCGAAGTAGCGACCGACGATGGTCTCGTGGGCACGGGAGACCACTTCGACGATCATGCCTTCGCGACGACCGCGACGGTCAAGACCGGAAACACGGGCCAGCGCACGGTCGCCATCGAACACCAGACGCATTTGCGCAGGGCTCATGAACAGGTCGTCACTGCCGTCGTCCGGGACCAGGAAGCCGAAGCCGTCACGGTGACCGCTGATGCGGCCCAGGATCAGGTCGAGCTTATCCACCGGCGCATAGGTGCCGCGACGGGTATAGATGAGTTGAGCGTCGCGCTCCATGGCGCGCAGGCGGCGGCGCAGGGCTTCGATCTGATCTTCTGTAGTCAGACCAAACTCTTCGACCAGCTGCTCGCGGTTAGCAGGCGAACCCCGATCAGCAAGGTGCTGAAGGATCAGTTCGCGGCTAGGAATAGGGTTTTCATATTTTTCCGCTTCACGAGCGGCCTCGGGATCGAGGGACTGCCAATCGGCCATTAGAGAGTTTTCACCTTGTCTATATGCGGGTTAGTTTGGCATAGGCGTAATGAAACGGGAAATTTCAGGCTATGACAGCCCATCTAAAGCCCTTTATCGACAGCGCGAAGCTGAATTAAATGCCATTGGTAAAATTTTCCAGGTTTTTTAGACCTCAGGGGTTTACAGTTAAAAAGACGCTCCGTATAGTGCGCGCCATCGACGACGCAGACGCATTGTCGATAATGCCCAGATGGTGAAATTGGTAGACACGCCAGCTTCAGGTGCTGGTGACCGCAAGGTCGTGGAAGTTCGAGTCTTCTTCTGGGCACCAATTTCGAGCTTGAGATTAGATCAATTTCAAGGCTCACACAAAAACCCGCGAAAGCGGGTTTTTTGCATTCTAAGCCTCTGATTTATTAAAACTAAATCAGGGGTTTACAGATCAAAAAGCTCTCCGTATAGTGCGCCACATCAACAGCGGCAACGCTGAAGATTATGCCCAGATGGTGAAATTGGTAGACACGCCAGCTTCAGGTGCTGGTGACCGCAAGGTCGTGGAAGTTCGAGTCTTCTTCTGGGCACCAATTCAAATTTCAGAGTCGATCTGAAATTTCACAAAAACCCGCGAAAGCGGGTTTTTGCGTTTCCGGGGTTTGTGTAGGAGCTGCCGAAGGCTGCGATCTTTTGATCTTCAGCAATTTCAGCTCCACCAACAATCAAGATCAAAAGATCGCAGCCTTCGGCAGCTCCTACCAACCCCTCACCCGCTGCAAGGCGCACTTGAGAAACAATATCGTTTATCATTGTTTCAAGTTTTTGCAATGCGACAGTGAGGAACCTTGCGAATGATGTTTCGAAATACCCTACGCCGCGGCCTGACCATGACCCTGCTCGGCCTGGCACTCGCCACTCCCCTCACCCAAGCCGCCGAACCGGTTTCCCTGACGCTCTATAACGGTCAACACAAGGAAGTCGGCGACGCCATCGCCAAAGCCTTCGAAGCCAAGACCGGTATTCACGTCAACGTGCGCAAGGGCAGTAGCAATCAGCTCGCCAGCCAGGTCGTAGAAGAAGGTGATCGCTCCCCCGCCGACGTGATTTACACCGAAGAATCACCACCATTGAACAAACTCGGCGAACAAGGCCTTCTGGCCCAGACCGATGCCGCCACCCTTGCCGTTCTGCCGAAAAACTATGTCGCTGGCAATGGCACCTGGATCGGCATCACCGCGCGAGTCCGCGTCGTCGCCTACAACCCCAAGCTAATTGACGAGAAGGATCTGCCGAAGTCGGTGATGGAGTTCTCTGACCCGAAATGGCAAGGCAAGGTCGGTTTCGTGCCTACCAGCGGCGCCTTCCAGGAACAGGCTGTGGCAATCATCAAAGTGCACGGCATGGACGCGGCCGAAGAATGGCTGACCGGCTTGCGTGCTTTCGGTAAGACCTACAGCAACAACATGGTTGCACTGAAGGCAGTGGAAAACGGCGAAGTCGCCACCGTGCTGGTGAACAACTATTACTGGTTCGCCTTGCAGCGCGAAAAAGGCCAGCTCGATTCGAAACTTCATTATTTCACCGGCGGCGACGTCGGTGGGCTGATCACTGTTTCCAGTGCGGCCGTGCTGAAATCCAGCAAGCATCCAAAAGAAGCCCAGCAATTTCTCGCCTACATGGCCAGCGAAGAGGGTCAGCGCGTGATCACTCAGACCACCGCTGAATACCCACTGCACAAAGGCATGGAATCGGATCGTGGGCTCAAGCCGTTTAGCGAGCTCGAAGCACCGAAGGTCACGCCAGCCGATCTCGGCAATGCCGAAGAAGCCCTGGACCTGGAACGTGACGTTGGCTTGAACTGATGAGCGCATCGTTATCAGCTCCCGTCACGCGCGGGGGTTACGTACCGCGGCGCAAGCGGCCATCGATCTGGCTGTTGCTACCGGTTTTGCTGCTGGTGGTACTCAGCCTGTTGCCGCTGGCGTATGTCGGGCTCAAAACCTGGCAGGCCGGTTGGGCCGAGGCGCTGCATTTGTTGTGGCGCCCTTATGTGTTTGGCCTGCTGCGCAACACCCTGGCGCTGATGGTCGGTGTGACGCTCGCCTGTGGCGTGATCGGCCTGTCGCTGGCCTGGCTGCTTGAGCGCAGCAACTTGCCGGGGCGGCGCTTGTGGGGCGTGATTCTGTGCCTGCCGTTCGCGGTACCGGCATTTGTCAGCAGCTTTACCTGGGTCTCGTTGAGCGCTCATTTCGAAGGCTTGGGCGGGGCGATCCTGGTGATGACCCTGTCCAAGTATCCGCTGATCTTTCTGCCGGTCGCGGCGACCCTGCGCAATCTCGATCCCTCCCTCGAAGAATCCGCCCGCACACTGGGGCAAAATCGCTGGGGCGTATTTTTCAGAATCACTCTGCCGCTGCTCTGGCCTTCGTTGCTCGCCGGTTCGCTGCTGATCGCGCTGCACATGCTGGTGGAATTCGGTGCGCTGTCGATCATCGGACTGCAAACCTTTACCACCGCGATCTATCAACAGTTCGAACTGGAATTCAGTAACGCGAATGCGGCGATGCTTTCCGCGGTGTTGCTGGCACTGTGTCTGATGCTGCTGTGGCTGGAACTGCGCGCACGCGGCAAGGGTCGACACGTGCGTACCGGTCAGGGCGCGGCCCGGCATGCGGAACAGGTTCGGCTGGGGCCTTGGGCTGCTGCCGGACAACTTTATTGCATGGCGCTGGCAATCATCGGCAGCGGTATTCCGCTCGGGATGCTTGCGTACTGGCTGGCAGTAGGTTCGTCGGCAGCATTCCCGGTGGCGGCGATCAGCGAGGCGCTGCTCTCCTCCCTGGCGTTGTCACTGGGCGGCGCGGCGCTGTGCCTGGTGCTGGCAGTGCCGGTGGGTTTGTTGGTGGTGCGCTACAAAGGCCAGTTGGCAATCTGGGCCGAACGCTTGCCGTATCTGCTGCATGCACTGCCAGGACTGGTGATAGCGCTGACGCTGGTGTATTTCGCCCTGCATTATGTGCCGGCGCTGTACCAGACTTCTGCGCTGCTGCTGATTGCTTATGCGCTGTTGTTTCTGCCGCTGGCACAGGCGCCGATTCGTACGGCATTGAACAAGGCTGCGCCGCAACTGGAAGAGGCTGCACGCACACTGGGGGCGTCGTCCTTCAGTGCGTTTTGCCGG from Pseudomonas sp. ACM7 includes:
- the rnr gene encoding ribonuclease R, giving the protein MADWQSLDPEAAREAEKYENPIPSRELILQHLADRGSPANREQLVEEFGLTTEDQIEALRRRLRAMERDAQLIYTRRGTYAPVDKLDLILGRISGHRDGFGFLVPDDGSDDLFMSPAQMRLVFDGDRALARVSGLDRRGRREGMIVEVVSRAHETIVGRYFEEGGIGFVVADNPKIQQEVLVTPGRNANAQIGQFVEVKITHWPTPRFQPQGDVVEVVGNYMAPGMEIDVALRTYDIPHVWPEAVLKEAAKLKPEVEEKDKEKRIDLRHLPFVTIDGEDARDFDDAVYCEAKPGKLRLFSGGWKLYVAIADVSSYVKIGSALDNESQVRGNSVYFPERVVPMLPEQLSNGLCSLNPHVDRLAMVCEMTISKSGEMTDYCFYEAVIHSHARLTYNKVSAMLETPKVTEARQLRGEYNDVLPHLKQLYALYKVLLAARHVRGAIDFETQETRIIFGTERKIAEIRPTVRNDAHKLIEECMLAANVATAEFLKKHEIPALYRVHDGPPPERLEKLRAFLGELGLSLHKGKDGPSPKDYQALLASIKDRPDFHLIQTVMLRSLSQAVYSADNQGHFGLNYEAYTHFTSPIRRYPDLLTHRAIRSVIHSKMDTPHVRRAGAMTIPKARIYPYDEAILEQLGEQCSMSERRADEATRDVVNWLKCEFMKDRVGESFPGVITAVTGFGLFVELTDIYVEGLVHVTALPGDYYHFDPVHHRLAGERTGRSFRLGDTVEVRVMRVDLDERKIDFEMAEKTISAPIGRKKRGTETAAPATKTAAEPAPAKTGRRPAKEKAGEAYRPSDAAAKNAELRKSREMKQALLSEAKSGGKAASGGKTGRSAPDKAPGGKPAKPSKHRKGPPKAGSAPAAKSGGARKPKAKS
- the rplI gene encoding 50S ribosomal protein L9 — translated: MQLILLEKVTNLGNLGDKVNVKAGYGRNYLLPYGKATAATAANLAAFEERRAELEKAAADRKTSAESRAAQLAELEVTITATAGDEGKLFGSIGTHDIADALTASGVEVAKSEVRLPNGTIRNVGEFDVAVHLHAEVEATVRVVVVAA
- the rpsR gene encoding 30S ribosomal protein S18 — encoded protein: MARFFRRRKFCRFTAEDVKEIDYKDLNTLKAYVSETGKIVPSRITGTKARYQRQLATAIKRARFLALLAYTDSHGR
- a CDS encoding iron ABC transporter permease — encoded protein: MSASLSAPVTRGGYVPRRKRPSIWLLLPVLLLVVLSLLPLAYVGLKTWQAGWAEALHLLWRPYVFGLLRNTLALMVGVTLACGVIGLSLAWLLERSNLPGRRLWGVILCLPFAVPAFVSSFTWVSLSAHFEGLGGAILVMTLSKYPLIFLPVAATLRNLDPSLEESARTLGQNRWGVFFRITLPLLWPSLLAGSLLIALHMLVEFGALSIIGLQTFTTAIYQQFELEFSNANAAMLSAVLLALCLMLLWLELRARGKGRHVRTGQGAARHAEQVRLGPWAAAGQLYCMALAIIGSGIPLGMLAYWLAVGSSAAFPVAAISEALLSSLALSLGGAALCLVLAVPVGLLVVRYKGQLAIWAERLPYLLHALPGLVIALTLVYFALHYVPALYQTSALLLIAYALLFLPLAQAPIRTALNKAAPQLEEAARTLGASSFSAFCRVTLPIIFPALGAAFALVFLDAMKELTATLLLSPTGLNTLATEVWAHTANVEFAAAAPYAALLILVSGLPVYLLTTRMYLSR
- the rpsF gene encoding 30S ribosomal protein S6 yields the protein MRHYEIIFLVHPDQSEQVGGMVERYTKLIEEDGGKIHRLEDWGRRQLAYAINNVHKAHYVMLNVECTGKALAELEDNFRYNDAVIRNLVIRREEAVTGQSEMLKAEENRSERRERRDRPEHEGAESVDSDDSDNSDNADE
- the rlmB gene encoding 23S rRNA (guanosine(2251)-2'-O)-methyltransferase RlmB; the encoded protein is MSQLEKIYGVHAVEALLRHHPKRVKQIWLAEGRSDPRVQTLIELANENRVAVGNAERRELDAWVDGVHQGVVADVSPSQVWGEAMLDELLDRTEGAPLLLVLDGVTDPHNLGACLRSADAAGALAVIVPKDKSATLTPTVRKVACGAAEVIPLVAVTNLARTLEKLKQRGLWVVGTAGEAEQSLYQQDMTGPTILIMGAEGSGMRRLTRDLCDYLVRLPMAGSVSSLNVSVATGVCLFEALRQRGVKAAGTGKKS
- a CDS encoding iron ABC transporter substrate-binding protein, whose translation is MMFRNTLRRGLTMTLLGLALATPLTQAAEPVSLTLYNGQHKEVGDAIAKAFEAKTGIHVNVRKGSSNQLASQVVEEGDRSPADVIYTEESPPLNKLGEQGLLAQTDAATLAVLPKNYVAGNGTWIGITARVRVVAYNPKLIDEKDLPKSVMEFSDPKWQGKVGFVPTSGAFQEQAVAIIKVHGMDAAEEWLTGLRAFGKTYSNNMVALKAVENGEVATVLVNNYYWFALQREKGQLDSKLHYFTGGDVGGLITVSSAAVLKSSKHPKEAQQFLAYMASEEGQRVITQTTAEYPLHKGMESDRGLKPFSELEAPKVTPADLGNAEEALDLERDVGLN